The proteins below are encoded in one region of Aeromonas jandaei:
- a CDS encoding lysoplasmalogenase: MLLSFLIIASGWWHIRAAYGSDSRQFYISKPLTMLLIIALAFGYQGYDHDGSHAWILLGLCLSLAGDVLLMLPSDRFIQGLAAFLVAHLCYIVGFAQGPLVLNLVDGLLLLLIAALVFGLLWGKLGEMRIPVFCYMLVIIGMAWVAAGAWHASLTAGSAAALAGALMFLFSDSMLALDRFRRPFPHARAWVMSSYFAAQFLIAGSLAG; the protein is encoded by the coding sequence ATGTTATTGAGTTTCTTGATCATCGCTTCCGGTTGGTGGCACATCCGCGCCGCCTATGGTTCAGACAGCCGCCAGTTCTATATCAGCAAGCCGCTGACCATGCTGCTCATCATCGCGCTGGCGTTTGGCTATCAGGGCTATGACCACGATGGTTCCCACGCCTGGATCCTGCTCGGTCTCTGCCTCTCGCTGGCGGGCGATGTGCTGTTGATGTTGCCAAGCGACCGCTTTATTCAGGGCCTGGCGGCATTTCTTGTCGCGCACCTCTGCTACATCGTCGGCTTTGCCCAGGGGCCGCTGGTGCTCAATCTGGTGGATGGTTTGCTGCTCCTGCTCATTGCCGCGCTGGTGTTTGGCCTGCTGTGGGGCAAGCTGGGAGAGATGCGGATCCCGGTCTTCTGCTACATGCTGGTGATCATCGGCATGGCCTGGGTGGCTGCGGGTGCCTGGCACGCATCGCTCACCGCAGGCAGTGCGGCTGCGCTGGCTGGTGCCCTGATGTTCCTCTTCTCCGACAGCATGCTGGCACTCGATCGCTTCCGCCGCCCCTTCCCCCACGCCAGAGCCTGGGTGATGAGCAGCTACTTTGCCGCCCAGTTCCTGATTGCGGGGTCGCTGGCGGGATGA
- a CDS encoding cell division protein ZapB: MSLEVLEQLESKVQSAVDNISLLKMELDDLKEQNTKLQDENHQLRNEHAAWQERLRALLGKMDQMGESI; encoded by the coding sequence ATGTCACTAGAAGTCCTTGAGCAACTCGAATCCAAAGTACAATCCGCCGTCGACAACATCTCCCTGCTGAAGATGGAACTGGACGATCTGAAAGAGCAGAACACCAAGCTGCAAGACGAGAACCATCAGCTGCGCAACGAGCACGCTGCATGGCAGGAGCGTCTGCGTGCTCTGCTGGGCAAGATGGATCAGATGGGCGAAAGCATCTGA
- the fabR gene encoding HTH-type transcriptional repressor FabR gives MGIRAQQKEKTRRTLIDAAFSQLCANRSFSNLSLREVAREAGIAPTSFYRHFRDMEELGLTLVDEGGLTLRQLMRQARQRIAGGGSVISTSVQTFMEFVENNPNVFRLLLRERSGTSAAFRQAVAREIQHFIAELTDYLEATTQAPREDAYIQAEAMVTIVFSAGADALDMTSEECRALSDRTIRQLRMIAMGAEVQNQKRREPHP, from the coding sequence GTGGGTATTCGCGCTCAACAAAAAGAAAAAACCCGGCGTACATTGATCGATGCTGCATTCAGCCAACTGTGCGCCAACCGGAGTTTCTCCAATCTCAGCCTGCGGGAAGTGGCTCGTGAAGCGGGCATCGCCCCCACCTCCTTCTATCGCCATTTTCGCGATATGGAAGAGTTGGGCCTGACCCTGGTCGATGAGGGCGGTCTGACTCTGCGTCAGCTGATGCGCCAGGCACGCCAGCGCATTGCCGGTGGCGGCAGCGTCATCAGCACCTCGGTGCAGACCTTCATGGAGTTCGTCGAGAACAACCCCAACGTCTTCCGGCTATTGCTGCGAGAACGCTCCGGCACCTCGGCCGCATTTCGTCAGGCTGTCGCTCGCGAGATCCAGCACTTTATTGCCGAACTGACCGATTATCTGGAGGCCACCACCCAGGCACCGCGGGAAGATGCCTATATCCAGGCCGAGGCCATGGTTACCATCGTATTCAGCGCCGGAGCCGATGCGCTCGACATGACCAGTGAAGAGTGCCGGGCACTCTCCGATCGCACTATTCGCCAGCTGCGGATGATTGCCATGGGCGCCGAGGTACAGAACCAGAAGCGCCGTGAACCTCACCCATGA
- the polA gene encoding DNA polymerase I: MAPSNPLILVDGSSYLYRAFFASQQADLRTSTGLPSGAVRVMANMMRSLRKQYPDCHVAVVFDAKGKTFRDDIYPEYKANRASMPDDLRSQVAPIHQMIKAMGFPFLMVEGVEADDVIGTLARQATEKQLPVLISTGDKDMAQLVSDHVTLIDTMKDVKTDREGVIEKFGVPPELIIDYLALMGDKVDNIPGMTGVGEKTALALLQGIGSIDEIAANLDKVAALGFRGSKAFADKFREQEEQVRLSYVLATIKTDVALEQSLEELQLGPIDKEALLAVYREYELRNLIKELESGGADESEAEGDDEGAAPVAAIETDYRCILDEAEFDDWLARLQAAPLFAFDTETTSLDYMEARVVGVSFAIEPGKAAYVPFDHDYLGAPVQLTEAVVLGKLKPLLEDPTRLKVGQNLKYDRNVLLNHGIELQGIAYDTMLESYVLNSTASRHDMDSLARRYLNAETISFEEIAGKGVKQLTFNQIELEQAAPYAAEDADITLRLHQALWGKLSAEPGLAKVFSEIELPLLPVLARMERLGTTIEPKLLHQQSQEIEVRLAELEKQAHELAGQEFNLSSPKQLGEILFTKLGLPIIKKTPKGAPSTAEEVLAELAETYELPRLLMEHRGLAKLKSTYTDKLPLMIKPQTGRVHTSYHQAVAATGRLSSTDPNLQNIPVRNEQGRRIRQAFIPCAGYKLVAADYSQIELRIMAHLSGDKGLLTAFAEGKDIHKATAAEVFGVALDAVTSDMRRSAKAINFGLIYGMSAFGLAKQLGIGRAEAQKYMDLYFERYPGVLEYMERTRQQAEAQGYVETLFGRRLYLPDIKSRNAGLRKAAERAAINAPMQGTAADIIKRAMINVDGWIRGIEDQSIRMLMQVHDELVFEIREEKLEEYIAIIKEKMSAAAELDVPLVVEAGTGDNWDQAH; this comes from the coding sequence ATGGCCCCTAGCAATCCCCTTATTCTGGTCGACGGCTCCTCTTATCTTTACCGCGCCTTCTTTGCCTCCCAGCAGGCCGATCTGCGCACCTCGACCGGTTTGCCGAGCGGCGCCGTCCGTGTCATGGCCAACATGATGCGCAGCCTGCGCAAGCAGTACCCCGACTGCCATGTGGCCGTGGTGTTCGATGCCAAGGGTAAGACCTTCCGCGACGACATCTATCCCGAATACAAGGCCAACCGGGCCAGCATGCCGGATGATCTGCGCAGCCAGGTTGCCCCCATCCACCAGATGATCAAGGCGATGGGTTTCCCCTTCCTGATGGTGGAAGGGGTAGAAGCGGACGATGTGATCGGCACTCTGGCCCGTCAGGCGACCGAGAAGCAGCTGCCGGTGCTGATCAGCACCGGCGACAAGGACATGGCGCAGCTGGTCTCCGACCATGTCACTCTGATCGACACCATGAAGGACGTGAAGACCGATCGAGAAGGGGTGATCGAGAAGTTCGGCGTACCCCCAGAGCTCATCATCGACTATCTGGCCCTGATGGGGGACAAGGTGGACAACATCCCCGGCATGACCGGCGTTGGCGAGAAGACCGCACTGGCCTTGCTGCAGGGGATCGGCAGTATCGACGAGATCGCCGCCAACCTCGACAAGGTGGCTGCGCTCGGTTTCCGTGGCTCCAAGGCGTTCGCCGACAAGTTCCGCGAGCAGGAAGAGCAGGTGCGCCTCTCCTATGTGCTGGCCACCATCAAGACCGACGTGGCGCTGGAGCAGAGTCTGGAAGAGCTGCAGCTCGGCCCCATCGACAAGGAGGCTCTGCTGGCGGTCTATCGCGAGTACGAGCTGCGCAACCTGATCAAAGAGCTGGAATCCGGAGGCGCTGATGAGAGCGAAGCCGAAGGTGATGATGAGGGTGCCGCCCCGGTAGCCGCCATCGAGACCGACTATCGCTGCATTCTGGACGAGGCCGAATTCGACGACTGGCTGGCCCGTCTGCAGGCGGCGCCGCTGTTTGCCTTCGACACCGAGACCACCAGTCTCGACTATATGGAAGCGCGGGTCGTTGGCGTCTCCTTTGCCATCGAGCCGGGCAAGGCGGCCTACGTCCCCTTCGACCACGACTATCTGGGGGCGCCGGTGCAGCTGACCGAGGCCGTGGTACTCGGCAAGCTCAAGCCGCTGCTGGAAGATCCGACCCGCCTCAAGGTGGGGCAGAACCTCAAGTACGACCGCAACGTGCTGCTCAATCACGGCATCGAGCTGCAGGGTATCGCCTACGACACCATGCTCGAGTCCTATGTGCTCAACTCCACTGCCAGCCGTCACGACATGGATTCACTGGCTCGCAGGTATCTGAACGCCGAGACCATCTCGTTCGAAGAGATCGCCGGCAAGGGGGTCAAGCAGCTCACCTTCAACCAGATTGAACTGGAGCAGGCGGCTCCTTACGCGGCGGAAGATGCCGACATCACCCTGCGTCTGCATCAGGCGCTGTGGGGCAAGCTCTCTGCAGAGCCGGGCCTCGCCAAGGTGTTCAGCGAGATCGAACTGCCGCTGCTGCCGGTTCTGGCGCGGATGGAGCGACTCGGCACCACCATCGAGCCCAAGCTGCTGCATCAGCAGAGTCAGGAGATCGAAGTGCGTCTGGCAGAGTTGGAGAAACAGGCTCACGAGCTGGCAGGGCAGGAGTTCAATCTCTCCTCGCCCAAGCAGCTGGGAGAGATCCTCTTCACCAAGCTGGGGCTGCCGATCATCAAAAAGACCCCCAAGGGAGCGCCATCCACCGCGGAAGAGGTGCTGGCCGAGCTGGCGGAAACCTATGAACTGCCGCGCCTCCTGATGGAACACCGTGGTCTGGCCAAACTCAAGTCCACCTACACCGACAAGCTGCCGCTGATGATCAAGCCGCAGACCGGGCGGGTACACACCTCCTATCATCAGGCGGTGGCGGCAACCGGTCGGCTCTCCTCCACCGATCCCAACCTGCAGAACATTCCGGTGCGCAACGAACAGGGGCGCCGCATCCGGCAGGCCTTTATCCCGTGTGCCGGTTACAAGCTGGTGGCGGCGGACTACTCCCAGATCGAGCTGCGTATCATGGCGCATCTCTCCGGCGACAAGGGTCTGCTGACTGCTTTCGCCGAGGGCAAGGACATCCACAAGGCGACCGCCGCCGAGGTGTTTGGCGTGGCGCTTGATGCGGTGACCAGCGACATGCGCCGCAGCGCCAAGGCGATCAACTTTGGCCTCATCTACGGTATGAGCGCCTTCGGTCTGGCCAAGCAGCTGGGTATCGGTCGTGCCGAGGCGCAGAAGTACATGGATCTCTACTTCGAACGCTACCCGGGCGTGCTGGAGTATATGGAGCGCACCCGTCAGCAGGCGGAAGCCCAGGGTTATGTCGAGACCCTGTTTGGCCGTCGCCTCTATCTGCCAGATATCAAGTCCCGCAACGCCGGTCTGCGCAAGGCGGCCGAACGGGCCGCCATCAACGCACCCATGCAGGGTACGGCCGCCGACATCATCAAGCGCGCCATGATCAACGTGGATGGCTGGATCCGCGGGATTGAAGACCAGTCGATCCGCATGCTGATGCAGGTACACGATGAACTGGTGTTCGAGATCCGCGAAGAAAAGCTGGAGGAGTACATCGCCATCATCAAGGAGAAGATGTCTGCCGCAGCCGAACTTGATGTGCCGCTGGTGGTGGAGGCTGGCACCGGCGACAACTGGGATCAGGCTCACTGA
- a CDS encoding LysR family transcriptional regulator, producing MDLNAALILVRIVDKGSFTAAAQELGMTKAMVSRRIAELEQRLGVRLLYRSTRQLTLTEEGEKYYRHCSKAVEALTEAELMLSASQQEVTGTLKMAVPIETGQLVVGRLVAKFLQAYPGLQVELELTNRVVDPISEGLDAVVRIGDMSDSNLAARRLWSTGRLLCASPAYLARSPAIKRPEDLANHERVTVSSGFLASHWCFELDGKEVLVDPPSRFRVNNITCAREAAKAGLGLASIPAMLCQEELASGELVAVLPEWQQPKVSIYLLFPERQLMPRKLRAFIDFMVENGAEFGIDKLL from the coding sequence ATGGACCTAAATGCTGCGTTAATTCTGGTACGAATTGTCGACAAGGGCTCGTTTACTGCCGCGGCCCAGGAGCTGGGCATGACCAAGGCGATGGTCAGCCGGCGGATTGCCGAGCTGGAACAGCGGCTCGGGGTGCGGCTGCTCTATCGCTCCACCCGTCAGCTCACCCTGACCGAGGAGGGGGAGAAGTACTACCGGCACTGCAGCAAGGCGGTGGAGGCATTGACGGAAGCGGAGCTGATGTTGAGCGCCAGCCAGCAGGAGGTCACCGGCACCCTCAAGATGGCCGTGCCCATCGAGACGGGTCAGTTGGTGGTCGGGCGCCTGGTCGCCAAGTTTTTACAGGCCTATCCCGGCCTGCAAGTGGAGCTGGAGCTGACCAACCGGGTGGTTGACCCCATCAGCGAAGGGCTGGATGCGGTGGTGCGGATCGGCGATATGAGCGATTCCAATCTGGCCGCGCGCCGCCTCTGGAGCACCGGACGGCTGCTCTGTGCCAGTCCGGCTTATCTGGCGCGCAGCCCGGCGATCAAGCGGCCGGAGGATCTGGCCAACCATGAGCGGGTGACGGTGAGCAGCGGTTTTCTCGCTTCCCACTGGTGCTTCGAGCTGGATGGCAAAGAGGTGCTGGTTGACCCTCCCTCCCGTTTTCGGGTCAATAATATTACCTGTGCCCGCGAGGCGGCCAAGGCGGGTCTCGGACTGGCCTCGATCCCGGCCATGCTCTGTCAGGAGGAGCTGGCCAGCGGCGAGCTGGTCGCGGTGCTGCCAGAGTGGCAGCAACCCAAGGTGTCGATCTACCTGCTGTTTCCGGAGCGACAACTTATGCCGCGCAAATTGCGGGCGTTCATCGATTTCATGGTGGAGAACGGAGCCGAGTTCGGCATCGACAAGCTGCTGTAA
- a CDS encoding gamma carbonic anhydrase family protein encodes MDLRLRPYKGKRPQLGKRVYVDPCATLVGDIELGDDASIWPMVAARGDVNHIRIGARSNIQDGTVLHLTRKSASNPTGYPLLIGEDVTVGHKAMLHGCTIGNRVLVGMGAILLDGVVVEDDVMIGAGSLVPPGKRLESGFLYIGNPVKQARPLKPAEVAFLKTSADNYVLLKDEYLQET; translated from the coding sequence ATGGACTTGCGACTGAGACCTTACAAGGGAAAACGCCCGCAATTGGGCAAACGGGTATATGTAGACCCCTGCGCCACCCTGGTGGGCGATATCGAGCTGGGTGACGATGCCAGTATCTGGCCCATGGTGGCGGCACGGGGGGATGTGAATCATATCCGTATCGGTGCCCGCAGCAACATTCAGGACGGCACGGTACTGCACCTGACCCGCAAGAGCGCCAGCAACCCGACCGGCTATCCGCTGCTGATCGGTGAGGATGTCACGGTCGGCCATAAGGCGATGCTGCACGGCTGCACCATCGGCAACCGGGTGCTGGTCGGCATGGGTGCCATTCTGCTTGATGGCGTCGTGGTTGAAGATGATGTGATGATCGGCGCAGGTTCGCTGGTACCACCGGGCAAGCGACTCGAATCGGGCTTTCTATATATAGGTAATCCCGTCAAACAGGCTCGTCCGCTCAAACCCGCCGAGGTCGCCTTCCTCAAAACCTCGGCGGACAACTATGTCCTGCTCAAGGATGAGTATCTGCAAGAGACCTGA
- a CDS encoding HlyD family secretion protein: MSQHKKIPLLAAMILALLALLFSAYWYLHGRYFESTDNAYLQSEVTGISSKLPGYISEVLVTDNQPVKAGQLIARLDDREYKTKVAEAEADLRLNQATAENLAATRIQQLSLIQQAEAKVASAKAEQLRASQQVTRISQLNQRHYSSQDSLDEVRAGLQVNQAQAQEAKAALQAARERLLVLDAEAKQNQAKLALSEAQLEQARLELGYTELRAPADGIIGKRSLREGLYVQSGMQVASLVPLQQVWVEANFKETQLAHMLPGQKVEVVLDAYPDQPVEGIIDSLAPATGAKFALLPPENATGNFTKIVQRVPVKIRIPEPGQLAGKLLPGLSSEVTVDTRTPDAMTAAN; the protein is encoded by the coding sequence ATGAGTCAACACAAGAAAATCCCTCTCCTGGCCGCCATGATCCTGGCCCTGCTCGCTCTCCTCTTCTCCGCCTACTGGTACCTCCACGGCCGCTATTTCGAGAGCACCGACAACGCCTATCTCCAGAGCGAGGTAACCGGGATCAGCTCCAAGCTGCCCGGCTATATCAGCGAAGTGCTGGTGACCGACAACCAGCCGGTCAAAGCGGGCCAGCTCATCGCCCGTCTCGATGATCGCGAATACAAGACCAAGGTCGCGGAGGCAGAGGCCGATCTGCGCCTCAATCAGGCAACCGCCGAGAATCTGGCCGCGACCCGCATCCAGCAGCTGAGCCTGATCCAGCAGGCCGAAGCCAAGGTTGCCTCCGCCAAGGCCGAGCAGCTGCGCGCCAGCCAGCAGGTAACCCGGATCAGCCAGCTCAACCAGCGCCACTACAGCTCGCAAGACAGTCTGGATGAAGTGCGTGCCGGCTTGCAGGTCAATCAGGCGCAGGCACAAGAGGCCAAGGCCGCCCTGCAGGCCGCCCGCGAACGGCTGCTGGTACTTGATGCCGAAGCCAAGCAGAATCAGGCCAAGTTGGCCCTGAGTGAAGCACAACTGGAGCAGGCCAGGCTGGAGCTCGGCTACACCGAACTACGCGCACCGGCCGATGGCATCATCGGCAAGCGCAGCCTGCGGGAGGGGCTCTACGTCCAGTCCGGCATGCAGGTCGCCAGTCTGGTGCCGCTGCAACAGGTGTGGGTCGAGGCTAACTTCAAGGAGACCCAGCTCGCCCATATGCTGCCCGGCCAGAAGGTCGAAGTGGTGCTTGATGCCTATCCGGATCAGCCGGTCGAGGGGATCATCGACAGTCTGGCGCCAGCCACAGGAGCCAAGTTCGCCCTGCTGCCACCGGAGAACGCCACCGGTAACTTCACCAAGATTGTGCAGCGGGTACCGGTCAAAATCCGTATCCCCGAGCCGGGTCAGCTCGCCGGCAAGCTGCTGCCGGGCCTCTCCAGCGAAGTAACGGTAGATACCCGTACCCCTGATGCCATGACGGCCGCCAACTGA
- a CDS encoding YijD family membrane protein gives MTEQLVIPKKPLAMAMLIGICGDASLAVLTNAVVPFSFFPLIALWLAAYQLFQHYRHEPMVGNTPICTLLCFFIGAFGHSALLKVQYPELGSNFFSLIMMLLLLAVLSIKLGLSIGKKEKP, from the coding sequence ATGACTGAACAGCTTGTGATCCCCAAAAAACCGCTCGCCATGGCGATGCTGATCGGCATCTGTGGCGATGCGTCTCTGGCGGTGCTGACCAACGCGGTCGTACCCTTCTCCTTCTTTCCGCTGATCGCTCTCTGGCTGGCTGCCTATCAGCTGTTTCAGCACTATCGCCACGAACCCATGGTGGGCAATACCCCCATCTGTACCCTGCTCTGTTTCTTTATCGGCGCCTTCGGTCACTCGGCCCTGCTCAAGGTGCAATACCCGGAGCTTGGCAGCAACTTCTTCTCCCTGATCATGATGTTGCTGCTGCTGGCGGTACTCTCTATCAAGCTGGGTCTAAGCATCGGCAAGAAAGAGAAACCCTGA
- a CDS encoding DHA2 family efflux MFS transporter permease subunit, with amino-acid sequence MEPIPRRHWIAVIGGLIGAFMAILDIQITNASLKDIQGALSATLSESSWISTSYLVAEMIAIPLSGWLSRGLSVRRYLLWTTGAFIVSSVLCSFSWNLTSMIIFRAMQGFTGGALIPMAFSLIVTLLPLQKRATGMALFGLCATFAPAIGPTLGGWLTEQMSWHYIFYLNVPPGLLVMAMLAHGLDKKAVDWEVIKRVDLIGIVTMALGLGVLEVVLEEGNREDWFGSTFIVRLTIISVVSLVFFVISQLLRRHPLVNLRLLHNPRFALACFAYLILGMALMGSIYVLPLYMTQIHNYNALEIGEVLMWMGLPQLLVLPLVPKLTHKVDPRYLVSFGFLIFAVSCFMNVNMSADYAGPQLIQALIVRALGQPFIMVPLSLVATASLSHDEIPSSSTLLNVLRNLGGAFGIAIIATMLDNDTRTHMLQIGTTLPASSIEGQTYLLQLAQSMMAQGSGPELAEQQAHAILANTINREAAIMAYNQVFYIMGIFLLVASGLMLLLKSPAPRAADAEPIEA; translated from the coding sequence ATGGAACCCATCCCACGTCGCCACTGGATCGCGGTCATCGGCGGCCTGATCGGCGCCTTCATGGCCATCCTCGACATCCAGATCACCAACGCCTCCCTGAAGGACATTCAGGGGGCGCTCTCTGCCACCCTGAGCGAAAGCTCCTGGATCTCCACCTCCTATCTGGTGGCGGAGATGATTGCCATCCCCTTGAGTGGCTGGCTGAGCCGGGGACTGAGCGTACGCCGTTACCTGCTATGGACCACGGGCGCCTTTATCGTCTCCTCCGTGCTCTGCTCCTTCAGCTGGAACCTCACCAGCATGATCATCTTCCGGGCAATGCAGGGCTTCACCGGCGGGGCGCTCATCCCGATGGCCTTCTCCCTCATCGTCACCCTGCTGCCGTTGCAGAAACGGGCAACCGGCATGGCGCTGTTCGGTCTCTGTGCTACCTTCGCCCCGGCCATCGGCCCAACCCTCGGCGGCTGGCTCACCGAGCAGATGTCGTGGCACTACATCTTCTATCTCAACGTCCCGCCGGGACTGCTGGTGATGGCCATGCTAGCGCACGGGCTGGACAAGAAGGCAGTGGACTGGGAGGTGATCAAGCGGGTCGACCTTATCGGCATCGTCACCATGGCCCTTGGTCTGGGCGTGCTGGAGGTGGTACTGGAGGAGGGTAACCGGGAGGACTGGTTCGGCTCGACCTTCATCGTACGCCTGACCATCATCTCGGTCGTCTCGCTGGTCTTCTTCGTCATCAGCCAGCTGCTGCGTCGCCACCCGCTGGTCAACCTGCGATTGCTGCACAACCCGCGCTTTGCCCTCGCCTGTTTTGCCTACCTGATCCTCGGGATGGCCTTGATGGGCTCTATCTATGTGCTGCCGCTCTACATGACCCAGATCCACAACTACAACGCGCTGGAGATTGGCGAAGTGCTGATGTGGATGGGGCTGCCCCAGCTGCTGGTGCTGCCGCTGGTGCCCAAACTGACCCACAAGGTCGATCCGCGCTATCTGGTGAGCTTCGGCTTTCTCATCTTCGCCGTCAGCTGCTTCATGAACGTCAACATGAGTGCCGACTATGCCGGGCCGCAGCTCATTCAGGCGCTCATCGTGCGGGCGCTGGGGCAGCCCTTCATCATGGTGCCGCTCTCTTTAGTCGCCACCGCCAGCCTGAGCCACGACGAGATCCCCTCCTCCTCGACCCTGCTCAACGTGTTGCGCAACCTGGGTGGTGCCTTTGGCATCGCCATCATCGCCACCATGCTCGACAACGACACCCGCACCCATATGCTCCAGATCGGCACTACCCTGCCCGCCAGCAGTATCGAGGGACAAACCTATCTGCTGCAGCTGGCCCAGAGCATGATGGCACAGGGTTCCGGCCCCGAGCTGGCCGAGCAGCAGGCGCACGCCATACTCGCCAACACCATCAACCGGGAAGCGGCCATCATGGCCTACAACCAGGTGTTCTACATCATGGGGATCTTCCTGCTGGTCGCCAGCGGCCTGATGCTGCTGCTCAAATCCCCCGCCCCGCGGGCAGCGGATGCCGAGCCGATAGAGGCGTGA
- a CDS encoding fatty acid desaturase: MARPPIILTNTLLFSLSGLVALVAVPWYGVSHGYDLWQWATFLLLFCLSGLSITAGYHRLWSHKAYKAHPALQWLFAIGGALALQNSALHWSADHRRHHRHVDDNDKDPYSAGRGFWYSHIGWMLREYQGEQYGDYSNVRDLQNNPVVMFQHRNYLALVLATNLGLPLLFGLIHGDLLGMLLLAGVLRMVMTHHTTFFINSLAHIWGSQPYTDRNTARDNGILAFFTFGEGYHNFHHLFENDYRNGIQWWQFDPTKWLIRFASWCGLARDLRSSPEERIEQARLEMQLKRAQARLVKQDDRELWQALLQEEYAKLSQQLQHYYASRKRLLELRKRKALARYDRLKVQLEYRALKDGFIASKRNWSRLLAGIARAPV; the protein is encoded by the coding sequence ATGGCTAGACCCCCGATTATTCTCACCAATACCCTGTTGTTCTCTCTCTCCGGACTGGTGGCGCTGGTTGCCGTCCCCTGGTATGGGGTGAGTCACGGTTACGATCTCTGGCAGTGGGCTACGTTCCTGCTGCTGTTCTGTTTGAGCGGGCTCTCGATCACGGCGGGCTATCACCGCCTCTGGTCGCACAAGGCTTACAAGGCTCATCCGGCGTTGCAGTGGCTGTTTGCCATCGGCGGTGCGCTGGCGTTGCAGAACTCGGCGCTGCACTGGTCGGCGGATCATCGCCGCCATCATCGTCATGTGGATGACAACGACAAGGATCCCTACAGCGCGGGGCGTGGCTTCTGGTACTCCCATATCGGCTGGATGCTGCGGGAGTATCAGGGGGAACAATATGGTGATTACAGCAATGTGCGGGATTTGCAGAACAACCCTGTGGTCATGTTTCAGCATCGCAACTATCTGGCGCTGGTGCTGGCGACCAATTTGGGCCTGCCGCTGCTGTTTGGCCTGATCCACGGAGACCTGCTCGGCATGTTGCTGCTGGCGGGCGTCTTGCGGATGGTGATGACGCACCACACCACTTTCTTTATCAACTCGCTGGCCCATATCTGGGGCAGCCAGCCCTACACGGATCGCAATACCGCCCGTGACAACGGCATCCTGGCCTTTTTCACCTTTGGCGAGGGGTATCACAACTTCCACCATCTGTTCGAGAACGATTACCGCAACGGTATCCAGTGGTGGCAGTTCGATCCGACCAAGTGGCTGATCCGGTTTGCCTCATGGTGCGGGTTGGCGAGAGATCTGCGCTCATCGCCGGAGGAGCGTATCGAGCAGGCCAGGCTGGAGATGCAGCTCAAACGGGCGCAGGCAAGGCTCGTCAAACAGGATGATCGCGAGCTGTGGCAAGCGCTGCTGCAAGAGGAGTACGCCAAGCTGAGTCAGCAGTTGCAGCACTACTATGCCAGTCGCAAGCGGCTGCTTGAGCTGCGCAAACGCAAGGCGCTGGCGCGCTATGACCGACTCAAGGTGCAGCTGGAATATCGCGCCTTGAAGGATGGCTTCATCGCCAGCAAACGCAACTGGAGTCGCTTGCTGGCGGGTATTGCCAGAGCCCCTGTCTGA
- the elbB gene encoding isoprenoid biosynthesis glyoxalase ElbB, with protein sequence MKKVAVILSGCGVFDGAEIHEAVISLLALARQGATVQCFAPNVTQLHVINHLTGEVSEGESRNVLVEAARICRGQIKDVAELDAADYDALLVPGGFGAAKNLCDFAIKGAECQIQPDVMKACQSFANANKPAAYICIAPAMIPLIYGAGTLATIGHDEGTANAIEAMGGSHLNCPVNEFVVDQERKVISTPAYMLASNIVEAADGIEKTVKQLLAL encoded by the coding sequence ATGAAAAAAGTGGCCGTGATTTTGAGTGGCTGCGGTGTCTTTGACGGCGCAGAAATTCATGAAGCCGTCATCAGCTTGCTGGCACTGGCACGCCAGGGTGCTACCGTGCAGTGCTTCGCTCCGAATGTCACGCAGCTCCATGTGATCAACCACCTGACCGGTGAAGTGAGCGAGGGAGAGAGCCGTAATGTGCTGGTCGAAGCGGCGCGTATCTGCCGCGGCCAGATAAAGGATGTGGCCGAGCTGGATGCGGCCGATTATGACGCCCTGCTGGTACCCGGCGGTTTTGGCGCAGCCAAGAACCTGTGCGACTTCGCCATCAAGGGGGCGGAGTGCCAAATCCAGCCTGATGTGATGAAGGCGTGCCAGAGCTTTGCCAATGCCAACAAACCGGCCGCCTACATCTGCATCGCTCCGGCCATGATCCCGCTCATCTACGGCGCCGGCACCCTGGCCACCATAGGCCATGACGAAGGCACCGCCAACGCCATCGAAGCGATGGGCGGCAGCCACCTCAACTGTCCGGTCAACGAGTTTGTGGTGGATCAGGAGCGCAAGGTGATCTCTACTCCTGCCTACATGCTGGCCAGCAATATCGTAGAAGCGGCAGACGGCATCGAGAAAACCGTCAAACAGCTGCTGGCACTCTGA